The following is a genomic window from Chryseobacterium ginsenosidimutans.
TGTTTCTTTTTACGATTGTTGTCATAACAAACAAATTTTAAAGGTTAAACAATATTTTAATGATCTCGTTTTAAAAAAAACAAAAAATATACCACCCTGTTCATGTGAAAAATTGTCATTATCTAAAAAGTAGTTTAAACAAATTGTCATAAAATATCATTGTTTTTTGAGGAAAAAATGTCAGACTATTTTGCATTTTACAAGCCTTGTTTTTATACTTCTTAAAAAATTTACACGAGGGTTTTCATTCTTTTTTTATGATATTTTCTAATTCTGTAACAACTAAATCTATTGTCTTCTGATGTAGTTGAGGATTACCTTTATCCAGAGCCAAAAGTATATCATAGCATTCTATGAGATAACGCTTTGCAAATGACGGATCCTGCTGCGGAATTTCATTTGAATTATCTAAAATATCAGCATATTTTATAGTCTGTGCATCAGCACTTATGGTTCGAAGCCTCTCCAACTCCATTTTCTTTCTTTTATACCGGTTAAGTTTTGGAAAATCTTTTTTTATGTAAACATCGGTTAATTCTAGAACCATTTTGACTGTCAGTTCGCGGTCATTATGACTCATGAATTCTATTAGAAATTGCGAGATATCATATTGCGACAATGGCGTGTCTTCAATGACATCATGCAGTATAGCCGCTGCCAATATCGGAAGATCATCCGTATACAGACTGCAGGTTTCCATTACTCTTATT
Proteins encoded in this region:
- a CDS encoding HD domain-containing protein is translated as MDRSEIIHKITEFADRAHGNQTRKYTSERYIVHPIRVMETCSLYTDDLPILAAAILHDVIEDTPLSQYDISQFLIEFMSHNDRELTVKMVLELTDVYIKKDFPKLNRYKRKKMELERLRTISADAQTIKYADILDNSNEIPQQDPSFAKRYLIECYDILLALDKGNPQLHQKTIDLVVTELENIIKKE